The following are encoded together in the Pedobacter sp. D749 genome:
- a CDS encoding MauE/DoxX family redox-associated membrane protein encodes MKTKLPQVISAAFILLWIYTAGNKLLNFHSYKQEMSLQVFSPDFAAILVYAVPFIEILCAILLLIKKTNTLGLGLSLLLMLAFTGYILLIISGYFPKTPCSCGGVIKAMGWKAHLIFNLFFLTAATLSLYIKLKLEVGDKD; translated from the coding sequence ATGAAGACAAAGTTACCACAGGTTATTTCAGCAGCATTTATTTTGCTATGGATATATACAGCAGGCAACAAGCTGCTAAACTTTCATTCTTACAAACAGGAAATGAGCCTACAGGTTTTCAGCCCAGACTTCGCAGCCATACTGGTATATGCAGTACCGTTTATTGAAATACTTTGCGCAATACTGCTATTGATTAAAAAAACCAATACACTAGGCTTAGGCTTATCGCTCTTACTCATGTTGGCTTTTACGGGTTATATCCTACTCATCATTTCAGGCTATTTTCCCAAAACACCATGCAGTTGTGGTGGTGTGATTAAGGCTATGGGATGGAAAGCCCACCTCATTTTCAATCTCTTTTTTCTTACGGCTGCAACTCTCTCACTATATATTAAACTAAAGCTGGAGGTAGGTGACAAAGATTAA
- a CDS encoding RagB/SusD family nutrient uptake outer membrane protein: MKKLFYIILPLLLVTFSCKKFLDEKSDRSLAIAETLADQQSLLDHYQVLNQADGNAMEMSSTDFYLTDVDFSSRLENERNMYTWQRTNIFLPDLNEWGNNYKAVYRANSVIENLAKIPRTGANASQWDNVNGQASFYRAKYILKSLFVWAPAYDAASAGTDLGVPLREGTDFNVPSVRANVEEGYAQVLADLKLSTRFLPAVAAHVIRPSKAAAFGLLARALLSMRRYNEAFLYADSSLQLKNELMDFNTLNPASALPIPRFNVEVLHDSFFTGVPLSNVRAKTDPQLIALYEPNDLRKVIFFNDNKNGSYGFKGSYEGATTFFGGVAVDEVLLIRAECLARMNKLPEALADLNKLLRNRYKKNTFIDKQSSDQEVVKAMVLTERRKELLMRGLRWADVKRLNKEGAGIAFTRTVKGVTYSLAPNSSEFVLPIPEQVIELSGMPQNP, encoded by the coding sequence ATGAAAAAATTATTTTATATCATTTTGCCCTTGCTGTTGGTTACCTTTTCCTGCAAAAAGTTTCTTGATGAAAAATCCGACCGTTCTCTCGCCATTGCTGAAACTTTGGCTGATCAGCAATCACTGTTAGATCATTACCAGGTGCTTAATCAGGCTGATGGTAATGCTATGGAAATGAGTTCGACCGATTTTTATCTCACCGATGTTGATTTTTCTTCGAGGCTAGAGAATGAACGGAATATGTACACCTGGCAGCGGACCAATATCTTCTTACCCGACCTTAACGAATGGGGCAACAATTACAAGGCTGTTTACAGGGCCAATAGTGTTATAGAAAATCTGGCAAAAATTCCGCGTACCGGTGCGAATGCTTCGCAATGGGATAATGTGAACGGACAGGCTTCCTTTTACCGGGCAAAGTACATCCTGAAGAGCCTTTTTGTTTGGGCACCAGCTTATGATGCAGCCTCAGCTGGTACAGATCTTGGTGTGCCACTTAGAGAGGGTACTGATTTTAATGTGCCCTCGGTTAGGGCAAATGTTGAGGAGGGTTATGCGCAGGTGTTGGCAGATCTCAAGCTTTCAACACGATTCCTGCCAGCAGTTGCTGCGCATGTTATACGCCCATCAAAGGCTGCAGCATTTGGATTATTGGCCAGGGCTTTGCTTTCTATGCGAAGATACAATGAAGCTTTTCTTTATGCAGATTCATCATTACAATTAAAAAATGAACTAATGGATTTCAATACACTTAATCCAGCTAGCGCGCTACCTATTCCGCGATTTAATGTGGAAGTGCTTCATGACAGTTTTTTCACTGGGGTGCCTTTATCAAACGTAAGGGCGAAAACCGATCCCCAGCTCATTGCCTTGTACGAACCTAACGACCTCCGAAAAGTGATATTTTTTAATGACAACAAAAACGGGTCGTATGGTTTTAAAGGAAGTTATGAAGGGGCTACAACATTTTTTGGAGGTGTAGCTGTTGATGAAGTTTTGCTGATTAGGGCTGAATGTTTGGCCAGGATGAACAAGCTGCCTGAAGCATTGGCAGACCTAAATAAACTCCTTCGTAACCGATATAAGAAAAATACTTTTATTGATAAGCAAAGTTCGGATCAAGAGGTGGTTAAAGCGATGGTTTTAACAGAAAGAAGAAAAGAATTGCTGATGCGTGGCCTACGATGGGCCGATGTGAAAAGGTTAAACAAGGAAGGTGCTGGGATTGCGTTTACTAGGACTGTTAAAGGGGTAACTTATTCCCTTGCACCAAATTCATCAGAATTTGTGCTGCCCATTCCTGAGCAGGTCATTGAACTTTCGGGGATGCCGCAGAATCCATAA
- a CDS encoding SusC/RagA family TonB-linked outer membrane protein, producing the protein MGKMHNKFKLHVVFRLYFTIFILGFLLLGFYAPASAQERLKGLVLGTDGKPLAGINVHTGSGQTIISSDIGEFSLSLSTGKHKLRFSGLNITQLDTVVSVPFPGIFKVVLPVNNLQLQTVEVSTGYQQLPKERVTGSFALVSGKMLNEQVGTDIIGRLEGMVNGYSIDRKSNGGGGYGIIIRGISTLRGIRAPLIILDNFPYEGDINNINPNDIESVTVLKDAAAASIWGARAGNGVVVITSKKAKYNSALKIAFSGSFKVTNKPNLFYENKIGVADFIEVENYLFDKGYFSSIETGTDRFALSEVVELRIAARDGKLSAPELARRMDLLRSYDLRANLDRDVFSRATAQQYSLSLNGGSEKRNWLVSIGTDRNMSSLGAPFSRYSLKADQNIKVTDKLTLGANLMFTYTYSGRGRDDVSELNTTTGSLPPYTRLSDDEGNPLAVMRNYRASYLATIGSGKLLDWQYVPLEDYKNISGGIGVNSVLASVRAGYQFTNWLKFTASYQLEREETKTNTNYLEDSYMVREMVNLYSSVDANGLLKKNIPVGAIRDRALSLLTAHNGRGQLDFNKYFGRHAIVALAGAELRSTVIDGETKRVYGVNESTLTSGVVDYVNPYPTIITGNTAFVPNGDGFTGSVSRFVSLFANAAYTFDDRYTLSLSARRDASNLFGLATNDKWNPLFSSGFAWNIGKEKFYKSTLLPLLKLRVTFGASGNTDPKGSAATSIIFSSINSPYTQSPYAIFNNYNNPELKWERVYMFNSGVDFGFRGNRIKGSIEFFRKKSVDLLALSPIDLTAGIGSTVVKNVGSIQGDGVDLEVNTINTTGKFIWTTDFFLNYYKDRVMKNYDASSSVRALVNGNITSAGAVGYPLFSMFSYKWAGLDPQTGDPQGIQAGTVSKNYAALFGNTLRVEDMVYHGSALPVFSGALGNSFSYGRFSASFRLSFKLGYYFRRPSLSYNALFVGRDGNGEFASRWQNPGDEAFTNVPSMVYPASSSRDEFYYGSEVNVLRGDHVRMQYVNIGFDVSAKKLGKKLFSQAKVFLVASNLGIIWRENGEGIDPDFLAIPDPKNIAIGFKTNL; encoded by the coding sequence ATGGGAAAGATGCATAACAAGTTTAAATTACATGTGGTATTTCGCCTGTACTTTACAATATTTATTTTGGGGTTTTTGTTATTGGGCTTTTACGCTCCGGCCTCCGCTCAGGAGCGTTTAAAGGGATTGGTTTTAGGCACAGATGGGAAGCCACTTGCTGGTATCAATGTTCATACTGGGAGTGGACAAACGATTATTTCATCTGATATTGGCGAGTTTTCATTGTCTCTATCTACAGGAAAGCACAAACTTAGGTTTTCGGGACTGAATATTACACAGTTAGATACAGTGGTGTCTGTTCCGTTTCCAGGAATATTCAAAGTAGTACTTCCGGTCAATAATTTACAGCTCCAAACCGTCGAGGTGAGCACTGGCTACCAACAGTTACCTAAAGAGCGGGTTACAGGGTCTTTTGCACTGGTTTCTGGCAAGATGCTTAACGAGCAGGTGGGTACAGACATTATTGGCAGGTTGGAAGGGATGGTAAATGGCTATAGTATAGATCGCAAGAGCAACGGTGGCGGAGGCTATGGAATAATAATCAGGGGAATCAGCACGCTGCGCGGGATACGTGCACCACTTATTATATTAGACAACTTTCCATATGAAGGAGATATCAATAATATTAACCCAAATGATATTGAGAGTGTTACTGTGCTTAAAGATGCTGCAGCCGCTTCTATCTGGGGAGCAAGGGCAGGAAATGGAGTGGTGGTCATCACCTCTAAAAAAGCAAAGTATAATTCGGCATTAAAAATAGCTTTTTCTGGAAGCTTTAAGGTTACAAATAAGCCCAACCTGTTTTATGAAAACAAGATCGGGGTTGCAGATTTTATTGAAGTAGAAAATTACCTTTTTGATAAAGGCTATTTTAGCAGTATAGAAACAGGTACCGATAGATTTGCGCTTTCTGAGGTAGTGGAGTTAAGGATTGCTGCAAGGGATGGTAAGCTTTCTGCACCAGAATTAGCAAGGAGGATGGATTTACTACGGAGCTATGACCTCAGGGCAAACCTTGACCGTGATGTATTCTCAAGGGCTACTGCTCAACAATATTCGCTATCGTTAAATGGTGGTTCAGAGAAGAGGAACTGGTTGGTCTCCATCGGAACTGATAGAAACATGAGCTCACTTGGCGCACCATTCAGCCGCTATAGCTTAAAGGCAGATCAAAACATAAAGGTTACCGATAAACTTACTTTAGGGGCAAACCTGATGTTTACATATACTTACAGTGGCAGGGGCAGGGATGATGTTTCTGAATTGAATACAACTACGGGAAGCTTACCACCTTACACCAGGCTTTCAGATGATGAAGGAAACCCGCTTGCGGTAATGCGGAATTACAGGGCATCTTATCTCGCTACCATTGGAAGTGGTAAGCTTTTAGACTGGCAGTATGTTCCGCTTGAGGATTATAAAAATATTTCAGGAGGTATTGGCGTAAATTCGGTTTTGGCTTCGGTTAGGGCTGGTTATCAGTTTACAAATTGGTTAAAATTTACAGCAAGTTACCAGCTCGAACGGGAAGAGACTAAAACCAATACGAATTACCTCGAGGACAGTTATATGGTAAGGGAAATGGTAAATCTTTATTCTTCGGTTGATGCCAATGGACTGTTGAAGAAAAATATTCCGGTTGGAGCAATTAGAGACCGTGCACTTTCGCTGCTTACTGCCCATAATGGCAGAGGGCAGCTCGATTTTAATAAGTACTTTGGTCGGCACGCCATTGTGGCATTGGCTGGTGCAGAATTAAGAAGTACAGTAATTGATGGGGAAACCAAACGTGTTTATGGTGTTAATGAATCTACCCTAACCTCAGGAGTGGTAGATTACGTAAATCCTTACCCCACTATTATAACAGGAAATACTGCATTTGTGCCTAACGGTGATGGCTTTACAGGCTCCGTATCGCGATTTGTATCACTGTTTGCAAATGCGGCCTATACTTTTGACGATCGTTATACGCTCTCGTTAAGTGCAAGAAGAGATGCCTCAAACCTTTTCGGCCTGGCTACCAACGATAAATGGAACCCACTTTTTTCTTCCGGGTTTGCCTGGAACATTGGTAAGGAGAAGTTTTATAAATCAACTTTGTTGCCATTGCTAAAGCTTAGGGTGACTTTTGGCGCGAGTGGTAATACCGACCCTAAAGGATCTGCTGCTACTTCAATTATCTTTTCAAGTATCAACTCTCCTTATACACAGTCGCCTTATGCAATCTTCAATAATTATAATAATCCGGAACTAAAATGGGAACGCGTCTATATGTTTAATTCAGGAGTTGATTTTGGTTTTAGAGGGAATAGGATAAAAGGGAGCATTGAGTTTTTTAGAAAAAAATCTGTTGACCTTCTGGCGCTGAGCCCCATAGACCTTACCGCTGGTATTGGTTCTACGGTAGTAAAAAATGTCGGTTCAATACAAGGCGATGGGGTAGATCTGGAAGTAAATACCATCAATACAACTGGTAAATTTATATGGACGACTGACTTTTTCTTAAATTATTATAAAGATAGGGTGATGAAAAACTACGATGCTTCTTCTAGTGTGCGGGCACTTGTTAATGGAAATATTACATCTGCTGGTGCTGTAGGCTATCCACTTTTTAGCATGTTTTCCTATAAATGGGCCGGGCTTGATCCTCAAACTGGTGATCCGCAGGGTATACAGGCTGGCACAGTTAGCAAAAATTATGCTGCCTTATTTGGCAATACATTGCGTGTCGAGGACATGGTATACCATGGTTCTGCACTGCCTGTTTTTTCTGGTGCATTGGGGAATAGTTTTTCCTATGGCCGCTTTAGTGCCAGTTTCAGGTTGAGTTTTAAGTTGGGATATTATTTCAGGAGACCCTCATTAAGTTATAATGCACTGTTCGTTGGGCGGGACGGCAACGGTGAATTTGCTTCCAGGTGGCAAAATCCTGGTGATGAGGCCTTTACTAATGTGCCTAGTATGGTATATCCGGCTTCATCTAGCAGGGATGAGTTTTACTATGGTTCTGAGGTTAATGTGCTAAGAGGAGACCATGTACGTATGCAATATGTTAATATTGGCTTTGATGTTTCGGCTAAAAAGCTTGGCAAGAAGCTGTTCTCGCAGGCAAAGGTATTTTTGGTTGCATCAAACCTGGGGATAATCTGGCGCGAAAACGGCGAAGGCATTGATCCTGATTTTCTGGCCATTCCAGATCCAAAAAATATAGCAATAGGTTTTAAGACAAATTTATAA
- a CDS encoding TlpA disulfide reductase family protein, translating to MIKNICTILLLIQLFVCSGFAQQATPKITPVAVGDQLPKTFWKFKHVLLERGVPREYTLSDDRGKLVIIDFWATWCGSCIKRFPELENIEKAFPGKVKVLLVNSIGTEDTVESLISKFKSGSGTFTSTGLSVIAADSVFLKAFPHKALPHYVWIADGGVRAVTTAELLTVENVRLLLEHMDVIEDRRMKIEAVRAKAKKD from the coding sequence ATGATAAAAAATATTTGTACAATTTTATTGCTCATTCAGCTATTTGTCTGTAGTGGATTTGCACAGCAGGCGACACCAAAAATTACGCCTGTAGCCGTTGGAGATCAACTGCCGAAGACTTTTTGGAAGTTTAAACATGTATTGCTTGAACGGGGTGTACCACGTGAATATACCCTCTCTGATGATAGGGGGAAACTCGTAATAATAGATTTTTGGGCCACGTGGTGCGGTTCCTGCATCAAGAGATTCCCTGAGCTGGAGAACATCGAAAAAGCTTTTCCTGGCAAGGTGAAAGTGCTATTGGTAAATTCGATAGGAACTGAAGATACTGTAGAGTCGCTCATTTCTAAGTTTAAATCAGGTTCGGGTACTTTCACCTCTACGGGTCTGTCTGTAATTGCGGCTGATTCAGTATTTCTTAAGGCTTTTCCACATAAAGCACTTCCGCATTATGTATGGATTGCCGATGGCGGTGTTCGTGCCGTAACTACCGCAGAACTTTTAACAGTAGAAAATGTAAGATTGCTGCTTGAGCATATGGATGTGATAGAGGATAGGAGGATGAAGATTGAAGCGGTAAGAGCAAAGGCCAAAAAAGATTGA
- a CDS encoding helix-turn-helix domain-containing protein, with translation MISEKEKIILKRFGQHLKSLKEKQELSYREFYKRSGVNTGDIIKYENGETSPSFITIVRLAIGLKIHPTALLDFDFGIDFNAGLE, from the coding sequence ATGATTAGTGAGAAAGAAAAAATAATTCTGAAAAGATTCGGTCAGCATTTAAAATCTTTAAAAGAGAAACAGGAACTTTCTTATCGTGAATTTTACAAGAGAAGTGGAGTTAATACAGGAGATATTATTAAATATGAAAATGGAGAAACCAGCCCAAGCTTCATTACAATAGTTAGATTGGCTATAGGTTTAAAAATCCATCCAACAGCACTTCTTGATTTTGATTTTGGAATAGACTTTAACGCCGGGCTGGAGTAG
- a CDS encoding LytTR family DNA-binding domain-containing protein produces the protein MKNSISCIIIDDDPTAINILQDHIAEIPRLKVHRIFTKPIEALSEISAESNKQLIFLDIDMPAMSGLRLADNLKHKSHNIIFTTSYPEFALDAFKVRAKHYLLKPFNMGDFAEVVNEVLSECYDTQRLVQENEEAFFLRTNGERGKLTKVLKKDIIYLQGSNNHIHIYTPTNDYSVYMTMKEMEEKLQENEHFYRVHKSYMINTTFVKEINGHKIDLGKYEVLMTPQYKEAFMDYIENQTLVSKRLRD, from the coding sequence ATGAAAAATTCTATCTCATGCATCATCATTGATGATGATCCTACAGCAATTAATATTTTGCAAGACCATATTGCGGAAATCCCAAGGTTAAAAGTCCACCGTATTTTTACTAAACCAATAGAAGCCCTAAGTGAAATCAGTGCTGAAAGCAATAAACAGCTAATCTTTTTGGATATTGATATGCCAGCAATGTCTGGTCTGCGACTTGCTGATAACCTCAAGCATAAATCACATAACATTATTTTTACTACATCCTATCCAGAATTTGCACTGGATGCTTTTAAGGTTAGGGCAAAACATTACCTGTTAAAACCTTTCAACATGGGGGATTTTGCAGAAGTAGTTAATGAGGTGCTTTCAGAATGTTATGATACGCAGCGTCTTGTACAAGAAAATGAAGAAGCATTTTTCTTACGTACAAATGGAGAACGAGGCAAACTTACCAAAGTACTCAAAAAAGACATCATATACCTTCAGGGTTCTAATAACCATATACATATTTATACGCCAACAAATGATTATTCAGTATACATGACCATGAAGGAGATGGAGGAAAAGCTCCAGGAAAATGAGCACTTCTACCGCGTTCACAAGTCATACATGATTAACACCACCTTTGTAAAGGAAATCAATGGGCACAAAATCGACCTTGGAAAGTACGAAGTACTCATGACTCCACAGTACAAAGAGGCATTTATGGACTATATCGAAAACCAAACCCTTGTCTCAAAACGTTTAAGGGATTAA
- a CDS encoding sensor histidine kinase, protein MKNWLINYRWHIISWATFILYEYVLISFILKISTPILNYCIHYIINITLFYIHAELVLGKSLKPQKPVYLSIIIFTVLEVFLHTVIAYLANRFLSKTATLSVGKLTIIDWKYMFVTMWRGIYFLLFSTAYYFIKSYIQQKQRTVDLEKEAIEEMLKQKQTTLELANAKNAYLKAQINPHFLFNTLTYIYNSTHKSEPRAAEAVRYLSKLMRYALECEHGPEIMPLEAEIRQVENLLLLSRIKQPDLFIDFNYDQKTESTEVIPLLLLSLTENMVKHGNLSQPEDPGKIIVKLQQGLFSIQTSNLINTGLNDTGFHTGLENIRQRLFHTYAEKAELSAGTKGKYFEVLITINLANTQ, encoded by the coding sequence ATGAAAAACTGGCTAATAAATTATCGCTGGCATATTATTTCATGGGCTACCTTCATTCTTTATGAATATGTACTGATATCATTCATCCTTAAAATAAGCACCCCTATATTAAACTATTGCATTCACTACATTATCAATATTACACTCTTCTATATCCATGCCGAATTGGTATTAGGAAAAAGTTTGAAGCCACAAAAACCTGTTTATTTAAGCATAATTATATTCACAGTGCTTGAAGTGTTTTTGCATACTGTTATCGCATACCTTGCAAACCGTTTTCTTTCAAAAACAGCAACACTCTCTGTTGGTAAACTGACAATTATAGACTGGAAATATATGTTTGTAACAATGTGGAGGGGCATCTATTTTCTACTATTCTCAACTGCTTATTATTTTATCAAAAGTTATATCCAACAAAAACAGCGAACGGTAGATCTGGAAAAGGAAGCAATTGAAGAAATGTTGAAGCAAAAGCAAACAACGCTTGAACTGGCTAATGCTAAAAATGCCTACCTGAAAGCTCAAATTAACCCACATTTCTTGTTCAATACCTTGACTTACATATATAACAGTACACATAAGAGTGAACCCCGGGCTGCAGAAGCCGTAAGGTACCTTTCAAAGCTGATGCGCTACGCGTTAGAATGCGAACATGGTCCGGAAATTATGCCACTGGAAGCAGAGATCCGTCAAGTCGAAAACCTTCTGCTGCTGAGCAGAATAAAGCAGCCTGACTTATTTATAGATTTTAATTATGATCAGAAAACCGAATCGACAGAGGTGATTCCACTACTTTTACTTAGCTTAACCGAAAATATGGTTAAACACGGTAATCTCAGCCAACCTGAAGATCCGGGAAAAATTATAGTAAAGTTACAGCAAGGACTGTTTAGCATTCAAACAAGTAACCTGATTAATACGGGCCTTAATGATACAGGTTTTCACACAGGCCTTGAAAACATCCGGCAAAGGTTGTTTCATACCTATGCAGAAAAGGCAGAACTCTCCGCTGGCACGAAAGGCAAGTATTTTGAAGTACTTATCACAATCAATCTGGCAAATACACAATAA
- a CDS encoding phosphatase PAP2 family protein yields MRTIKRLTKLHYYFFTIISILLLSLIFNFSFSKTDGFLIFNRFHSAWLDIFFKYITNLGDGLISILAATVLLAIRKKKKAMTVALAYIYSGLLIQIAKRIFHMPRPKYYFEQTLFQYNHFVEEVSMHNHNSFPSGHTASAFALATVLVLVFKKKKISPYCLFFAFLIGYSRIYLAQHFLIDVIFGAITGITCAILSYHQVYDLKLFRSAKLNRRYKQLKVTNQVNPI; encoded by the coding sequence ATGCGTACAATAAAAAGACTGACTAAACTCCATTATTATTTCTTTACAATAATATCAATACTTCTGTTGTCGCTCATCTTTAATTTTAGCTTTTCTAAAACAGATGGATTCCTCATTTTTAACCGGTTTCATTCAGCTTGGCTAGACATTTTTTTTAAGTATATCACTAATCTCGGAGATGGTTTAATCAGTATTCTGGCCGCAACCGTCCTGCTTGCAATTCGAAAGAAGAAAAAAGCAATGACCGTGGCTCTTGCTTATATTTATTCAGGACTGCTTATTCAAATCGCAAAAAGGATATTCCACATGCCAAGGCCTAAATATTATTTTGAGCAGACTTTATTTCAGTACAATCATTTTGTTGAAGAAGTGAGCATGCATAATCATAATTCTTTTCCCTCTGGCCATACTGCATCTGCTTTTGCCTTGGCCACAGTATTGGTTTTGGTTTTCAAAAAAAAGAAAATCTCTCCTTATTGTCTATTTTTTGCTTTTTTAATTGGTTATTCACGCATATATCTGGCACAACATTTTCTAATTGATGTAATTTTTGGTGCAATAACCGGTATAACTTGTGCAATCTTAAGCTATCATCAGGTATACGATCTTAAACTTTTCAGATCAGCTAAGCTAAACAGAAGATATAAACAGCTTAAAGTTACCAATCAGGTTAACCCCATTTAA
- a CDS encoding glycosyltransferase family 39 protein has translation MKEIPVKLWLFIMAMTVIKLIIASTTALGNDEVYYWTYALNLQWNYFDHPPFVAWLIRATTINLYIHNELAVRFGAIISSTIGTIIVYKTGKLLLNARVGWFAVLLYSSSFYCSIIAGTFILPDSPQMVFWLWSIFLLLKITRSIQLGLPTLSLWCWFGVATGLCMMCKIHGIYLWVGVIMFTLFSNRKLVVQKGMYISMLISLIIVSPFIIWNIQHHFITYTYHSNRVSLFHAGINPLAFAREISGQIFYNNPIVFFLAWIAIFSFIKTNHLLLQSEIRLLLCCALPLIATLIFLSIFRDTLPHWSGPAYSCLIFLSALKLESISLSKVKAIIGASMLFFLLVVSAGLITINFYKGTFSPQKGSMNLGAGDPTLDLYGWKETGRIIDSIYRLDKSSIKNIPVHTIVITKWFPAAHLDFYVCSKTGLHTYGIGEIFDLHQYYWSNQTKQKLTVGENAYYIVPSNLYDENSINFIKSQFRNCTAPIIAPIFRNGVICKNILIFRLNGYKKLVQSKL, from the coding sequence GTGAAAGAAATTCCAGTTAAACTTTGGCTTTTTATAATGGCGATGACTGTGATCAAACTGATCATAGCCTCAACAACAGCGCTTGGAAACGACGAGGTATATTACTGGACCTATGCTTTAAATCTGCAATGGAACTATTTTGATCATCCCCCTTTTGTGGCATGGTTAATAAGAGCAACCACAATAAATTTATACATTCACAACGAATTGGCTGTTCGGTTCGGCGCCATAATATCATCAACAATTGGTACAATAATCGTATACAAAACAGGCAAATTACTCCTTAATGCCCGAGTAGGTTGGTTTGCCGTTTTACTTTATTCTTCGTCTTTTTATTGCAGCATTATCGCTGGGACATTTATTTTGCCAGATAGCCCACAAATGGTTTTCTGGCTCTGGAGCATCTTTTTGTTACTTAAAATCACCAGATCTATTCAGTTGGGTTTACCCACATTAAGTCTATGGTGCTGGTTCGGTGTGGCAACAGGTCTTTGTATGATGTGTAAGATTCATGGCATCTACTTATGGGTGGGCGTTATCATGTTCACCCTGTTTAGCAATAGAAAATTAGTGGTGCAAAAGGGCATGTATATTTCTATGTTAATAAGTTTGATTATAGTATCTCCTTTTATCATCTGGAACATCCAGCATCATTTTATTACCTATACCTACCATAGCAATCGGGTTAGCCTGTTCCACGCCGGCATAAACCCATTAGCCTTCGCCAGAGAAATTAGCGGACAAATATTCTATAACAATCCGATTGTTTTTTTTCTGGCCTGGATAGCTATTTTTAGTTTCATCAAAACCAACCATCTTCTTCTTCAAAGCGAAATACGACTGTTATTATGTTGTGCGCTTCCTCTTATTGCAACACTGATTTTTCTTTCCATTTTTAGAGATACACTACCGCATTGGTCTGGTCCAGCCTATAGCTGTTTAATATTTCTTTCTGCATTGAAACTGGAATCTATTAGCCTGTCAAAAGTAAAAGCCATTATTGGTGCAAGTATGCTGTTCTTCTTGTTAGTGGTAAGTGCAGGTCTCATCACCATTAACTTTTACAAGGGCACGTTTTCGCCACAAAAGGGCTCCATGAATTTGGGCGCGGGCGATCCAACTTTAGATTTGTATGGCTGGAAAGAAACAGGAAGAATAATTGATTCTATTTATCGATTAGATAAATCATCAATAAAGAATATACCAGTCCATACCATTGTGATTACAAAGTGGTTCCCTGCAGCTCATTTAGATTTTTATGTTTGCTCCAAAACTGGTTTGCATACTTATGGCATAGGAGAAATATTCGATCTTCACCAGTATTATTGGTCGAATCAAACCAAACAGAAATTAACTGTTGGTGAAAATGCATATTATATTGTGCCTTCTAACCTTTACGATGAAAACAGTATAAACTTTATCAAATCCCAATTTAGAAATTGTACAGCACCTATTATTGCACCCATTTTTAGAAACGGTGTTATTTGTAAAAACATTTTAATATTTAGATTAAATGGCTATAAAAAATTAGTACAATCGAAATTATAA